A region from the Tachyglossus aculeatus isolate mTacAcu1 chromosome Y4, mTacAcu1.pri, whole genome shotgun sequence genome encodes:
- the S100A13 gene encoding protein S100-A13, translating to MATEPLTELEAAIETVVTTFVTFAGQEGRKGSLNASEFKELATKQLPHLLKDVSLDEKMRSLDVNQDSELRFHEYWRLIGELAKGLRKDKMAKKK from the exons ATGGCGACGGAGCCCCTGACGGAGCTGGAGGcggcgattgagactgtggtGACCACCTTCGTCACCTTCGCCGGGCAGGAGGGCCGCAAGGGCAGCCTCAATGCCAGCGAGTTCAAGGAGCTCGCCACCAAGCAACTCCCGCACCTGCTGAAG GACGTGTCCCTGGACGAGAAGATGCGGAGCCTGGACGTGAACCAGGATTCGGAGCTGCGCTTCCACGAATACTGGAGGCTGATCGGGGAGCTGGCCAAGGGGCTGAGGAAGGACAAGATGGCCAAGAAGAAGTGA